From the Chitinophaga lutea genome, the window ATGGCGCTGGGGCTGGAGCCGGGCGATGAAGTGATCACCCCTTCCTTTACTTTTATCGCTACCGCTGAAGTGATCGCGCTGCTCCGCCTGAAACCGGTTTTTGTTGATATTGACCCCCGGACCTACTGTATCGATCCGCAGGCAATCGAAAAGGCCATCACGCCCAAAACCAAAGCCATCGTGCCGGTACACCTGTACGGGCACAGCGCGGATATGGAAGCCATCATGGATATCGCCAATCGCCACAAGCTGTATGTCATCGAAGATAACGCCCAGGCCATCGGCAGTCACTACACGACAAAAAACGGCCTCACCAAAAAAGCCGGCACCTTCGGGCACATCGGCTGCACCTCCTTTTTCCCGTCCAAAAACCTGGGATGCTATGGAGACGGCGGCGCCATTTTTACAGACGACGATGCGATTGCCGCTAAAATCAGGATGGTCGCCAATCACGGTCAATCCCAACGCTATTATCACGATACGGTGGGCGTGAACAGCCGGCTCGACACCATGCAGGCGGTAGTGCTCCGCATCAAACTGCAATTGCTCGATGAATATATCACTGCCCGCCGCGCCGTGGCCCATGCATACACCAGCGCGTTCGCAGGCATCCCGCAGATTATCGCTCCGTACGAAGCGCCCAACCAGCTGCACGTGTATCACCAGTATACCATGCAACTCGATGGTGCCGACCGCAACGAGCTACAGGCATTTCTGCAGGAAAAACAGGTGCCCTCGATGATATACTACCCTGTACCGGCGCACCGCCAGAAAATGTTCGAAGGCATGACGGACCTGAACCAGCACCTGCCCGTAACAGACGCGCTTACCGGGAAAGTGATATCACTGCCTATTCATACCGAAATGGATCAAGACCAACTTTCGCACATTATAACTTCTGTTCAATCATTTTTAAACTAAGCCCCGCATGAAGATTACCGTTGTAGGCACCGGATACGTAGGACTCGTTACCGGTACCTGTTTTGCCGAAACAGGCAATGATGTTACCTGTGTAGACATCGACGTCAATAAAGTAAACAAACTCTCCGCCGGCCAGATTACCATTTATGAGCCTGGCCTGGAAAAGTTATTTGAAAGAAACCTCAAAGAGGGGCGCCTGCACTTTACCACGCAGCTGGCCGAAGGCATCAAAGACGCACAGGTAATATTCCTGGCGCTGCCGACTCCGCCGGGAGAAGACGGCTCCGCCGATCTTTCCTACATTCTGCGGGTGGCCGACCAATTAGGCGGGCTGCTCCAGGATTATAAAGTGATTGTTGATAAAAGTACCGTACCTGTTGGTACCGCTGATAAAGTGCACGCAGCGATTGCGAAAAACGCCAAAGTGGAATTTGATGTGGTATCGAACCCCGAGTTTTTACGGGAAGGAGTAGCCGTGGAAGACTTTATGAAACCGGACAGGGTGGTGATCGGCACACAATCCGAAAGAGCCCGCAAAATAATGGGCGACCTGTATGCCCCGTTCGTACGCCAGGGTAACCCGATTATTTTTATGGACGAAAAATCGGCCGAGCTCACCAAATATGCCGCCAACTCTTTCCTCGCCACCAAAATCTCTTTCATGAACGAGATCGCGATCCTTTGCGAAAAGCTGGGAGCCGATGTAGACATGGTGCGCAGGGGTATCGGCAGCGACGACCGGATTGGCAAACGTTTCCTCTTCCCCGGCATCGGGTATGGCGGAAGCTGCTTCCCGAAAGACGTACAGGCACTCGTTAAATCCTCTCAGGAGGCTGCCTATGACTTCCGAATCCTGGAAGCCGTAATGGACGTGAATGAAAAACAAAAGCTGTTTCTGCTGCCGAAAATCCAGGCTTATTTTGGCAATGACCTGAAAGGCAAACATTTCGCGCTGTGGGGCCTGGCTTTCAAACCTAATACAGACGATATCCGGGAAGCTCCGGCCTTATATATTATCGATGCACTCGTGGGCGCCGGCGCTACCGTGTCGGTATTTGACCCTGAAGCGGCATCGAATGTGCAGCAACTGATCGGCGACAAGGTAACATATGCCGAAAGCCAATACGCAGCCCTTGAAAATGCCGATGCGCTGATCATCGCAACCGAATGGAGCGTATTCCGTACGCCCGACTTCGATAAAATCGGTGCCGTACTCAAACAAAAAGCCATTTTCGACGGGCGTAATCTTTTTGAAGTGCCCCGTATGCAGGAACTTGGATTTTATTACGAAAGTGTGGGCCGCTCCGCTGCAAAACCTTAAACCCTGCCTGACATGACAAAAAAACGCATATTAATCACCGGCGCCGCCGGCTTTCTCGGGTCTCACCTTTGCGACCGGTTCATCAAGGAAGGTTTCCATGTCATCGGCATGGATAACCTGCTGACAGGGAACATCAAAAATATCGAGCACCTTTTCCCGCTGCCGCAGTTTGAATATTACCATCACGACGTCACCAAGTTCGTGCATGTGCCGGGTGAACTGGATTATATCCTCCACTTCGCCTCCCCTGCCAGCCCGATCGACTATCTCAAAATGCCGATCCAGACACTGAAAGTAGGCTCGCTGGGTACGCATAACCTGCTGGGGCTTGCCAAAGATAAAAAGGCGCGCATCCTGGTGGCATCTACCTCTGAAGTATATGGCGATCCGAATATCCACCCGCAGCCGGAAGAATACTGGGGCAATGTAAACCCCGTTGGCCCACGCGGCGTGTACGACGAAGCCAAACGTTTTATGGAGTCCATCACCATGGCCTATCATAATTTCCATGGTGTAGATACCCGCATCATCCGTATCTTCAACACGTACGGTCCCCGTATGCGGCTCGACGATGGCCGCGCCCTGCCGGCATTTATGAGCCAGGCCCTGACCGGGCAGGATCTCACCGTGTTCGGCGACGGCTCCCAGACACGTTCGTTCTGTTATGTGGACGACCTGGTGGAAGGCATCTTCCGCCTGTTGATGAGCGACTATCATCTGCCCGTGAACATCGGCAACCCCGCGGAAATTTCACTGCTGGAGTTTGCGGAAGA encodes:
- a CDS encoding UDP-glucose dehydrogenase family protein — protein: MKITVVGTGYVGLVTGTCFAETGNDVTCVDIDVNKVNKLSAGQITIYEPGLEKLFERNLKEGRLHFTTQLAEGIKDAQVIFLALPTPPGEDGSADLSYILRVADQLGGLLQDYKVIVDKSTVPVGTADKVHAAIAKNAKVEFDVVSNPEFLREGVAVEDFMKPDRVVIGTQSERARKIMGDLYAPFVRQGNPIIFMDEKSAELTKYAANSFLATKISFMNEIAILCEKLGADVDMVRRGIGSDDRIGKRFLFPGIGYGGSCFPKDVQALVKSSQEAAYDFRILEAVMDVNEKQKLFLLPKIQAYFGNDLKGKHFALWGLAFKPNTDDIREAPALYIIDALVGAGATVSVFDPEAASNVQQLIGDKVTYAESQYAALENADALIIATEWSVFRTPDFDKIGAVLKQKAIFDGRNLFEVPRMQELGFYYESVGRSAAKP
- a CDS encoding DegT/DnrJ/EryC1/StrS family aminotransferase produces the protein MVPIQMVDLKRQYSKIKPQVDAAIQEVLESAAFINGAPVQQFAKELEQYLGSKHVINCANGTDALQIAMMALGLEPGDEVITPSFTFIATAEVIALLRLKPVFVDIDPRTYCIDPQAIEKAITPKTKAIVPVHLYGHSADMEAIMDIANRHKLYVIEDNAQAIGSHYTTKNGLTKKAGTFGHIGCTSFFPSKNLGCYGDGGAIFTDDDAIAAKIRMVANHGQSQRYYHDTVGVNSRLDTMQAVVLRIKLQLLDEYITARRAVAHAYTSAFAGIPQIIAPYEAPNQLHVYHQYTMQLDGADRNELQAFLQEKQVPSMIYYPVPAHRQKMFEGMTDLNQHLPVTDALTGKVISLPIHTEMDQDQLSHIITSVQSFLN
- a CDS encoding UDP-glucuronic acid decarboxylase family protein, giving the protein MTKKRILITGAAGFLGSHLCDRFIKEGFHVIGMDNLLTGNIKNIEHLFPLPQFEYYHHDVTKFVHVPGELDYILHFASPASPIDYLKMPIQTLKVGSLGTHNLLGLAKDKKARILVASTSEVYGDPNIHPQPEEYWGNVNPVGPRGVYDEAKRFMESITMAYHNFHGVDTRIIRIFNTYGPRMRLDDGRALPAFMSQALTGQDLTVFGDGSQTRSFCYVDDLVEGIFRLLMSDYHLPVNIGNPAEISLLEFAEEIIALTGTKQKIVFHELPKDDPKQRKPDITKAKQLLGWEPKVDRKEGLKITYEYFKQALGK